In a single window of the Notamacropus eugenii isolate mMacEug1 chromosome 4, mMacEug1.pri_v2, whole genome shotgun sequence genome:
- the ZBTB14 gene encoding zinc finger and BTB domain-containing protein 14, with protein sequence MEFFISMSETIKYNDDDHKTLFLKTLNEQRLEGEFCDIAIVVEDVKFRAHRCVLAACSTYFKKLFKKLEVDSSSVIEIDFLRSDIFEEVLNYMYTAKISVKKEDVNLMMSSGQILGIRFLDKLCSQKRDVSSPEENNTQAKNKYCLKINRPIGDSTDNQDDEVEEIGDQDDSPSDDTVEGTPPSQEDGKSPTTTLRVQEAILKELGSEEVRKVNCYGQEVESMDTSETKDLGSQTPQGLTFNDGISEVKDEQTPGWTTATSDMKFEYLLYGHREQIACQACGKTFSDEARLRKHEKLHTADRPFVCEMCTKGFTTQAHLKEHLKIHTGYKPYSCEVCGKSFIRAPDLKKHERVHSNERPFACHMCDKAFKHKSHLKDHERRHRGEKPFVCSSCTKAFAKASDLKRHENNMHSERKQVPTSAIQSETEQLQAAAMAAEAEQQLETIACS encoded by the exons ATG gAGTTTTTCATCAGTATGTCTGAAACCATtaaatataatgatgatgatcataAAACTCTGTTTCTGAAAACATTAAATGAGCAACGTCTGGAAGGAGAATTTTGTGATATTGCTATTGTGGTAGAAGACGTGAAGTTTAGGGCACATAGATGTGTGCTTGCTGCATGCAGTACCTACTTCAAAAAGCTTTTCAAGAAGCTGGAGGTGGATAGTTCATCAGTAATAGAGATAGATTTCCTTCGTTCTGACATATTTGAGGAGGTTTTAAACTACATGTATACTGCAAAGATTTCTGTCAAAAAGGAAGACGTAAACTTGATGATGTCATCAGGTCAGATTCTTGGTATCCGGTTTTTAGATAAACTTTGCTCTCAGAAGCGAGATGTATCTAgtcctgaagaaaacaacactcaGGCAAAAAACAAGTATTGCTTGAAAATAAACCGCCCCATTGGAGATTCCACTGACAATCAGGATGATGAAGTAGAAGAAATTGGAGATCAGGATGACAGTCCTTCTGATGACACAGTGGAAGGCACTCCCCCAAGTCAGGAGGATGGTAAGTCACCCACTACTACACTTAGGGTTCAGGAAGCAATCTTGAAGGAGTTGGGGAGTGAAGAAGTTCGAAAAGTAAATTGCTATGGCCAGGAAGTAGAATCTATGGACACCTCAGAAACAAAAGACTTGGGGTCCCAGACTCCTCAAGGTTTAACATTTAATGATGGCATAAGTGAAGTGAAAGATGAACAGACCCCTGGTTGGACAACAGCCACCAGTGACATGAAATTTGAGTACTTACTTTATGGTCACCGGGAACAGATTGCCTGTCAAGCATGTGGAAAGACATTTTCAGATGAAGCCCGTTTGAGAAAGCATGAAAAACTCCATACCGCAGACAGGCCGTTTGTTTGTGAAATGTGTACCAAAGGCTTCACCACACAGGCCCACCTGAAAGAACACCTGAAAATCCACACTGGATATAAACCGTATAGCTGTGAAGTGTGTGGAAAATCATTTATCCGTGCCCCAGACTTAAAAAAGCATGAAAGAGTTCATAGTAATGAGAGACCTTTTGCATGTCACATGTGTGACAAAGCCTTCAAACACAAGTCCCATCTGAAAGAtcatgaaagaagacacagagggGAAAAGCCTTTTGTTTGTAGCTCCTGTACAAAGGCATTTGCCAAGGCATCTGACCTCAAACGCCATGAGAACAATATGCACAGTGAAAGGAAACAGGTCCCCACTAGTGCCATCCAGAGTGAGACTGAACAGTTGCAGGCAGCTGCTATGGCAGCTGAGGCGGAGCAACAGCTTGAGACCATAGCTTGTAGTTAG